One region of Wyeomyia smithii strain HCP4-BCI-WySm-NY-G18 chromosome 3, ASM2978416v1, whole genome shotgun sequence genomic DNA includes:
- the LOC129727463 gene encoding uncharacterized protein LOC129727463: MKTIVILTTILGLAVAQRETSLSVIDSLRQVQPAYRELQNYVVAAVANAKLNSSDVIYDFHGEIFVAKDNFLRSAVNLEANTLRHIDGQSSETDSSCLGFLRSSIDVNINLAGVSFTNCINVVDTKLKAEIDQVYSHLELNETSFLDISLYDVFRGQNIFVNPQAIIDLLQAKLGQLQQSPTGLIAELSALVDDFRARLDVIRGSYRQCLTVNDQLLQTTINTILIQLQQICMGVLLPNVETTAATNATPDQPPSPAPEESFWNFARKH, translated from the exons ATGAAGACCATCGTAATCCTCACGACAATTTTAGGT TTGGCAGTAGCACAACGAGAAACGTCACTTAGCGTTATTGATAGTTTACGACAAGTTCAACCCGCCTACCGAGAATTGCAGAACTACGTAGTGGCTGCCGTGGCCAATGCCAAACTTAACAGCTCCGATGTAATTTACGATTTCCACGGTGAAATCTTTGTTGCAAAGGACAACTTCCTACGATCGGCTGTCAACTTGGAAGCTAATACGCTTCGACACATCGATGGACAAAGTTCGGAAACCGACAGCAGTTGTCTAGGATTTCTGCGCAGTAGCATCGATGTTAACATAAATTTAGCGGGTGTATCCTTCACCAATTGTATCAACGTCGTCGATACAAAGCTAAAGGCCGAAATCGACCAAGTATACTCCCATCTAGAACTGAACGAAACATCCTTCCTCGACATAAGTCTCTACGACGTTTTCCGCGGCcaaaacattttcgtgaacccgCAAGCTATAATCGATCTCTTACAGGCAAAGCTGGGCCAACTGCAGCAATCGCCCACTGGTCTGATTGCTGAGCTATCCGCACTGGTCGACGATTTCCGCGCTCGTCTGGATGTGATCCGAGGAAGTTATCGCCAGTGTCTAACCGTCAACGATCAGCTGCTGCAAACCACAATCAATACGATCCTGATTCAGCTGCAGCAGATTTGCATGGGAGTACTTCTACCTAATGTAGAGACCACAGCTGCTACGAATGCAACACCCGATCAACCACCATCACCGGCCCCAGAGGAGTCTTTCTGGAATTTTGCACGAAAACACTAG